The Ananas comosus cultivar F153 linkage group 7, ASM154086v1, whole genome shotgun sequence genome has a window encoding:
- the LOC109713190 gene encoding jacalin-related lectin 3, with translation MSFKDGKEKNLVEVGPWGGLGGSPWDDGVYTTVRQVVVVHGAAIDSIQIEYDRNGSSVWSGKHGGNGGSRIDKVMLEYPYEFVTSVSGYYGPLSSGSPVVIRSLTIASNLTKYGPFGSELGTHFSLPVSGGKVVGFHGRSGWYLDSIGVYLKKLWSPNQSMDLAPSQSMRLSDCSSFSSVERATKGGYDIVLAVREKGDTFKILTGSYPSEALPSQRFKEMNLQSRATSFPSYAVEEGSSSTGGPVAYGPWGGRGGVMFDDGVYTGVRQVNLTRNVGITSMKVLYDRNGQAVWGNKHGTSGGISPDKIVFDFPMEILTYITGYFGTMMYMGPAVIKSLTFHTTKRVYGPYGDEQGTFFSSCLTEGKIVGFHGRKGWFIDSIGVHVLEGKVSYQQDHASDPNGVSDMAVRGVNSSFRSNKLVPTLRNNGEEVTYGVVKEPVPVGPGPWGGDGGKPWDDGVYSGIKQVYILRGEFINSIQIEYDRSGQSVWSTRHGGSGETYHRIKFEYPHEILNCISGYYNNQDDGPKVLKSLTFFSNRGKYGPFGEETGIYFTSATTEGKVVGFHGRSGSYLDAIGVHMQHWLGEKKTTTKSIFSKYFF, from the exons ATG agTTTCAAGGATGGGAAGGAGAAGAACCTGGTAGAGGTAGGGCCATGGGGAGGGCTAGGAGGGAGCCCCTGGGATGATGGTGTTTACACCACTGTGAGACAGGTGGTGGTCGTGCACGGCGCCGCAATCGATTCGATTCAGATCGAGTACGACCGCAACGGCAGCTCGGTTTGGTCGGGGAAGCACGGCGGCAACGGCGGCTCCAGAATCGACAAG GTGATGCTCGAATACCCGTACGAGTTTGTCACTTCAGTAAGCGGTTACTACGGGCCACTGTCGAGCGGCAGCCCCGTCGTCATACGATCTCTGACAATCGCGAGCAATCTCACAAAGTACGGGCCGTTCGGCTCTGAACTCGGAACGCATTTCTCCCTCCCGGTGAGCGGCGGAAAGGTAGTCGGTTTCCACGGCCGGTCAGGGTGGTATCTCGACAGCATAGGAGTCTACCTCAAGAAACTGTGGAGCCCGAATCAATCCATGGATTTGGCGCCGTCTCAGAGTATGAGACTCAGTGATTGTAGTAGCTTTAGTTCCGTCGAGAGAGCTACTAAAGGAGGATATGACATAGTTCTTGCGGTAAGAGAAAAGGGGGACACCTTCAAGATTCTCACGGGCAGCTATCCGAGCGAAGCGCTGCCTTCGCAGCGATTCAAAGAAATGAATCTCCAGAGCAGG GCGACATCGTTTCCGAGTTATGCTGTAGAGGAAGGTTCATCATCTACGGGAGGGCCCGTCGCATACGGACCGTGGGGGGGAAGGGGCGGTGTCATGTTCGATGACGGCGTATACACAGGTGTTAGGCAAGTTAACTTAACGCGCAATGTGGGAATAACTTCGATGAAGGTTCTGTATGATAGAAATGGGCAGGCTGTTTGGGGAAATAAGCACGGCACGAGCGGAGGAATCAGTCCTGACAAG ATAGTATTCGATTTTCCGATGGAGATATTGACATACATAACTGGCTATTTCGGAACCATGATGTATATGGGACCTGCGGTGATCAAATCGCTCACATTTCACACGACGAAGAGGGTTTACGGTCCGTACGGGGATGAGCAGGGCacatttttctcttcttgcttGACCGAAGGAAAGATTGTAGGGTTCCACGGTCGGAAAGGATGGTTTATAGATAGCATTGGAGTTCATGTTCTCGAAGGAAAGGTTTCGTATCAGCAAGATCATGCTAGTGATCCAAATGGTGTAAGCGATATGGCGGTTAGGGGGGTGAACAGCTCCTTTCGATCGAATAAACTTGTCCCGACACTGAGGAACAATGGAGAAGAG GTTACTTATGGCGTGGTGAAAGAACCGGTTCCGGTCGGACCGGGACCGTGGGGTGGAGACGGAGGTAAGCCGTGGGACGACGGAGTGTATTCAGGGATCAAACAAGTTTATATCTTACGAGGTGAGTTCATAAACTCGATACAGATCGAATACGACAGGAGTGGCCAATCGGTTTGGTCTACGCGACACGGAGGTAGTGGAGAAACCTATCATAGA ATTAAGTTCGAGTACCCGCACGAAATCCTGAACTGCATAAGTGGCTACTACAACAATCAAGATGACGgcccgaaggtgttaaaatcgCTTACGTTCTTCAGCAACAGAGGCAAGTACGGACCGTTCGGAGAAGAGACAGGCATTTATTTTACGTCCGCTACTACAGAAGGCAAAGTGGTAGGATTCCATGGCAGAAGTGGATCATACTTGGATGCGATCGGAGTTCACATGCAGCACTGGTTAGGCGAGAAGAAAACCACCACAAAATCGATCTTTTCTAAGTATTTCTTTTGA